The proteins below come from a single Aegilops tauschii subsp. strangulata cultivar AL8/78 chromosome 6, Aet v6.0, whole genome shotgun sequence genomic window:
- the LOC141026191 gene encoding uncharacterized protein has translation MDDFRNTTERLFIDADGNTKLDVLYTNEPHKVEEILTLYEEWLCEDRYKFVGLDVEYTREDYFDRSRKVAVMQLAMRKHVLVYHLCKARTECAALKDFLWNNGIIFASVDVRNDRDVLANSYLKIPRECHIDLQEELMIKGGNLRDSMADLAGAVINKSYLSMKSSFPQGLHDYWEWKPLSLEHLKYAAIDGYVSYELYRRVLSMKDMMHPRCLPDPGRR, from the exons ATGGACGACTTCAGGAACACTACTGAGCGTCTCTTTATAGATGCTGATGGTAATACCAAGCTCGATGTGTTGTACACCAATGAGCCCCACAAGGTGGAGGAGATTCTTACTCTCTATGAGGAATGGCTGTGTGAGGACAGGTACAAGTTTGTTGGTCTTGATGTGGAGTACACACGAGAGGATTATTTTGATCGTAGTAGAAAAGTTGCCGTTATGCAACTGGCGATGCGCAAGCATGTTCTTGTTTATCACTTGTGCAAGGCCAGGACGGAGTGCGCTGCTCTGAAGGATTTCCTTTGGAACAATGGTATAATTTTCGCTAGTGTCGACGTCAGGAACGATAGGGATGTTCTCGCAAATAGTTACCTCAAAATCCCAAGAGAGTGTCACATCGACCTTCAAGAGGAGCTCATGATCAAAGGAGGCAATCTAAGGGATTCAATGGCAGATTTGGCAGGAGCCGTCATAAACAAATCTTACTTGAGTATGAAGTCGTCTTTTCCACAAGGTCTGCATGACTACTGGGAATGGAAGCCGCTTTCCCTTGAACACCTGAAATATGCGGCAATT GATGGGTATGTCAGCTATGAGCTCTACCGCCGAGTTCTGTCTATGAAGGACATGATGCATCCTCGTTGTCTTCCCGACCCCGGACGCCGTTGA